A stretch of the Chitinispirillales bacterium ANBcel5 genome encodes the following:
- a CDS encoding ABC transporter substrate-binding protein produces the protein MNLKKLPAYKFFLVGALLCGLVSFHCGGDAAFPRSKTLYLAGSQWGGPNTFNPLSNMPDFPVGGNYNLMYEPLMAFNSLSGEMEPLLAKSVESSDEKVSVIMDSRAQWSDGEPLTAADVKFTYDLSREYRSAPTRFVLDYISEVKIDTIIDEETEEGFERVSFYINEERNNPLVVMDFLQSVRIIPKHVFEAELAQVDEFRSIQEKKFDENPVISGPYNLHSYSSERIVLERREDYWGNEALFDGRLPQPKFIIHPIYRSNDAFGVALNQGNLDFTSTFIPRIQQRFRHQIATWYDEEPYYLPASIPMLMINNNRHHLADRNVRRAMAFAINYEDIRELAVSGYSPELKAGLVLPFGIEEPYFSEEDIEELGTYYNPEKAKQILADAGYTSEFDDNGNLVEMRGPDGEKLPTLSVTSPAGWTDWESMVRIAVRGMRAVGIDVREGFVDASQYWQVMPVGEFDLLMHTPSTSVTPSKPWSRFNEVMSSRNWSPEGERMNENQGRYNDPSSENYNPAVDSLLNVIPNLTEKEQRVAAYRELNRIFMKDQPTLPMVYRPEQYYTFSTRHWENFPTAENPYAPPQPLTFGIGTRILWELTSAAE, from the coding sequence ATGAATCTAAAAAAATTACCAGCGTATAAGTTTTTTCTGGTCGGCGCATTATTATGCGGCCTTGTATCTTTTCATTGTGGAGGAGATGCTGCTTTTCCCCGTTCAAAGACTCTTTATCTTGCAGGATCTCAGTGGGGTGGTCCAAATACCTTTAACCCTCTTTCAAATATGCCAGATTTTCCTGTAGGTGGTAATTATAATTTAATGTATGAACCACTCATGGCATTTAATTCTTTAAGCGGTGAAATGGAACCACTTCTCGCCAAATCGGTTGAAAGTTCTGATGAAAAAGTCTCTGTAATCATGGACTCTCGTGCACAATGGAGCGATGGAGAGCCGCTTACTGCAGCTGATGTAAAATTCACTTACGATCTTAGCAGAGAGTACAGAAGTGCTCCGACCCGTTTTGTTCTTGATTACATCTCTGAGGTCAAAATTGATACAATTATAGACGAAGAAACGGAAGAAGGCTTCGAACGAGTAAGCTTCTATATCAATGAAGAGCGCAATAATCCTCTCGTTGTAATGGACTTTCTGCAGTCTGTTCGTATTATCCCTAAACACGTGTTTGAAGCGGAACTTGCACAGGTTGATGAATTTCGCTCAATTCAGGAAAAAAAGTTCGATGAAAATCCTGTGATTTCGGGACCCTATAATCTGCACAGCTACAGCAGCGAAAGAATCGTTTTAGAGCGTAGGGAAGACTACTGGGGTAATGAAGCACTGTTTGACGGTCGTCTTCCACAACCAAAGTTTATAATTCATCCAATCTACAGAAGTAATGATGCTTTTGGTGTTGCGCTGAATCAGGGTAATCTTGATTTTACTTCAACTTTCATCCCAAGAATTCAGCAGAGGTTTAGACATCAGATAGCGACATGGTATGATGAAGAGCCATATTACCTGCCTGCTTCAATACCTATGCTTATGATCAATAATAACCGCCATCATCTTGCAGACAGAAATGTACGAAGAGCAATGGCATTTGCTATAAACTACGAAGATATTCGTGAACTTGCTGTTTCTGGTTACAGCCCGGAATTAAAAGCCGGTTTGGTTTTGCCTTTTGGAATCGAAGAGCCATATTTCTCAGAAGAAGATATTGAAGAACTTGGGACTTATTACAACCCTGAAAAAGCAAAACAGATTCTTGCAGATGCCGGATATACCTCAGAGTTTGATGATAATGGGAATCTGGTTGAAATGAGAGGCCCGGATGGTGAAAAACTACCTACTCTATCTGTAACATCTCCAGCCGGTTGGACAGACTGGGAATCGATGGTGCGTATAGCTGTTAGGGGTATGAGAGCTGTGGGGATAGATGTTCGTGAAGGTTTTGTTGATGCGAGTCAATACTGGCAGGTTATGCCTGTTGGAGAGTTCGATCTTCTGATGCATACTCCTTCTACTTCTGTTACTCCTTCAAAGCCCTGGTCGCGCTTTAATGAAGTTATGTCTTCAAGAAACTGGAGTCCTGAAGGTGAAAGGATGAATGAAAATCAGGGCAGATATAACGATCCTTCAAGCGAAAACTACAATCCTGCAGTTGATAGCCTCTTGAATGTGATTCCTAATCTTACTGAAAAAGAGCAAAGAGTTGCTGCTTACAGAGAACTCAACAGGATATTTATGAAGGACCAGCCAACTCTTCCTATGGTTTACAGGCCCGAACAGTACTACACTTTCAGTACACGGCACTGGGAAAATTTCCCCACAGCAGAGAACCCATATGCTCCGCCACAGCCTTTGACCTTTGGTATAGGTACAAGAATTCTATGGGAACTAACCTCTGCAGCAGAATAG
- a CDS encoding ABC transporter permease: MLKQHPTLRYIVLRAGWYFITFLVAISINFFLPRLGAGNPVDVIMGQIGQGLDTQTAREREDDFLIDFGLAEVDEAGNVLRDENNQPVSTSLWSQYFSYFGMVLQGDLGTSFMNYPRGVTELIREALPWTLALQIPTILFGWIIGNVLGALAAYKRGVFDKVLFPLSLLTSAVPFFAFGLILVYLFGIHWQIFPSIGAYGQGLMEGFNWPFISSIAYHYVLPFFSIFMILAGGQAIGMRSMCIYELGTDYIKYAKWLGVKESKIVYYMFRNAMLPQLTGLALSLGMMIGGALITEMIFSYPGLGLRMLDAIQNNDYPLIQGITLLVTVCVLAANFSIDILIGFLDPRVKAGQRGS; this comes from the coding sequence ATGCTGAAGCAACATCCGACACTTAGATATATCGTATTACGCGCTGGATGGTATTTTATAACCTTTCTGGTTGCGATCTCAATAAACTTTTTCCTGCCCCGTCTGGGGGCAGGAAATCCCGTTGATGTTATAATGGGGCAGATCGGGCAGGGACTCGATACTCAGACTGCACGAGAAAGAGAAGATGATTTTTTAATTGACTTTGGCTTGGCTGAAGTAGACGAAGCTGGAAATGTGCTTCGTGATGAAAATAATCAACCGGTCAGTACTTCATTGTGGAGTCAGTATTTCAGTTATTTTGGAATGGTTTTACAGGGTGATTTGGGAACATCGTTCATGAATTATCCCAGGGGGGTTACAGAATTAATCAGAGAAGCACTTCCCTGGACTCTTGCGCTTCAGATACCGACAATCCTTTTTGGATGGATTATAGGTAATGTACTTGGTGCACTTGCTGCCTATAAAAGAGGTGTTTTTGATAAGGTACTGTTCCCCCTTAGCCTTCTTACCAGTGCAGTACCGTTTTTTGCCTTTGGACTTATTTTGGTTTACTTATTTGGTATTCACTGGCAGATTTTCCCATCCATCGGCGCTTATGGGCAGGGATTGATGGAGGGATTTAACTGGCCTTTCATCTCAAGTATCGCATACCACTACGTACTGCCTTTTTTCTCAATATTCATGATACTTGCCGGTGGACAAGCAATTGGAATGCGTTCAATGTGTATTTATGAGCTTGGTACCGATTATATCAAGTATGCCAAATGGCTCGGTGTAAAGGAAAGTAAGATTGTCTACTATATGTTTAGAAACGCAATGTTGCCTCAGCTTACCGGACTGGCACTTTCTCTGGGGATGATGATCGGTGGAGCTTTGATTACTGAGATGATTTTTTCATATCCCGGATTGGGTTTAAGGATGCTTGATGCAATTCAAAACAACGATTATCCTCTCATTCAGGGAATTACTCTCCTTGTAACAGTGTGTGTGTTGGCTGCTAACTTCTCTATAGATATACTTATAGGGTTTCTTGACCCACGAGTAAAAGCTGGGCAAAGGGGATCATAA